One stretch of Halichoerus grypus chromosome 8, mHalGry1.hap1.1, whole genome shotgun sequence DNA includes these proteins:
- the TLNRD1 gene encoding talin rod domain-containing protein 1, producing MASGSAGKPTGEAASPAPASAVGGACSQPRKRLVSVCDHCKGKMQLVADLLLLSSEARPVLSEGPASSCAGAESFEQCRDTIIARTKGLSILTHDVQSQLNMGRFGEAGDSLLELGDLVVSLTECSAHAAYLAAVATPGAQPAQPGLVDRYRVTRCRHEVEQGCAVLRATPLADMTPQLLLEVSQGLSRNLKFLTDACALASDKSRDRFSREQFKLGVKCMSTSASALLACVREVKAAPSELARSRCALFSGPLVQAVGALVGFATEPQFLGRAAAVSAEGKAVQTAILGGAMSVVSACVLLTQCLRDLAQHPDGGAKMSDHRERLRNSACAVSEGCTLLSQALRERSSPRTLPPVNSNSVN from the coding sequence ATGGCTAGCGGCAGCGCTGGGAAGCCCACTGGCGAGGCGGCTTCTCCGGCTCCTGCGAGCGCCGTCGGGGGGGCCTGCTCGCAGCCGCGGAAGAGGCTGGTGTCCGTCTGCGACCACTGCAAAGGCAAGATGCAGCTGGTGGCCGACCTGCTGCTGCTGTCGAGCGAGGCGCGGCCCGTGCTCTCCGAGGGCCCCGCGTCCTCCTGTGCCGGCGCCGAGTCCTTCGAGCAGTGCCGGGACACGATCATCGCGCGCACCAAGGGGCTCTCCATCCTTACCCACGACGTGCAGAGCCAGCTCAACATGGGCCGCTTCGGGGAGGCGGGGGACAGCCTGCTGGAGCTGGGCGACCTGGTGGTGTCGCTGACCGAGTGCTCCGCCCACGCGGCCTACCTGGCGGCCGTGGCCACGCCGGGCGCGCAGCCCGCGCAGCCGGGCCTGGTGGACCGCTACCGAGTGACGCGCTGCCGCCACGAGGTGGAGCAGGGCTGCGCCGTGCTGCGCGCCACCCCGCTGGCCGACATGACGCCGCAGCTGCTGCTGGAGGTGTCGCAGGGCCTGTCGCGCAACCTCAAGTTCCTGACGGACGCGTGCGCCCTGGCCAGCGACAAGTCCCGGGACCGCTTCTCCCGCGAGCAGTTCAAGCTGGGCGTCAAGTGCATGAGCACGAGCGCGTCGGCGCTGCTGGCCTGCGTGCGCGAGGTGAAGGCGGCGCCCAGCGAGCTGGCCCGCAGCCGCTGCGCGCTCTTCAGCGGGCCGCTGGTGCAGGCCGTGGGCGCCCTGGTGGGCTTCGCCACCGAGCCGCAGTTCCTGGGTCGCGCGGCGGCCGTGAGCGCCGAGGGCAAGGCGGTGCAGACCGCCATCCTGGGCGGCGCCATGAGCGTGGTGTCGGCCTGCGTGCTCCTGACCCAGTGCCTCAGGGATCTGGCGCAGCACCCCGACGGGGGCGCCAAGATGTCGGACCACAGGGAGAGGCTGAGGAACTCGGCCTGCGCCGTGTCTGAAGGCTGCACCCTGCTATCTCAGGCTTTACGGGAGAGGTCTTCGCCCAGGACTTTACCGCCAGTGAATTCCAATTCTGTGAATtag